One window from the genome of Dyella sp. A6 encodes:
- the prpE gene encoding propionate--CoA ligase, with protein sequence MDYETFYRQSIEAPEAFWAEQARRIHWDTPPQQILDASNPPFRRWFVGGTTNLCYNALDRHLNERGDQRALVAISTETDITREFSYRELHREVNVCAAVLQSLGVGRGDRVVIYLPNIAEAVFAMLACARLGAIHSVVFGGFAAHNLALRIDDAQPKLLICADAGMRGGKVIPYKPLVDAALDEASAPPPHVLIVDRGLDTQMLRVPGRDTDYAELRAKYIGADVPVVWLESNEPSYLLYTSGTTGKPKGVQRDTGGYAVAMAMSIRCIFDIAPGQVMFSTSDVGWAVGHSYNVYGPLIGGATSLLYEGLPTRPDPGVWWGLCEKYGVRTMFSSPTAIRVLKKQDASWLKKHDLSALKWLFLAGEPLDEPTAQWINDALGVPVIDNYWQTETGWPAITLMPGLDLKPAKLGSPGLPAPGYRMKVIDENSGKEVPPGNKGVLVLEPPLPPGCLSTIWRDDDRYVHSYFSHFREQLYSSLDWAIRDADGYTFILGRTDDVINVAGHRLGTREIEESVSGYPAVAEAAVIGVKDALKGQVPVVFATLKQQVADDSATAARGMQQCVVDQLGSVARPARIYVVNALPKTRSGKLLRRSLQALAEQRDPGDLSTLDDPAALEEIRQALERGPDQGA encoded by the coding sequence ATGGACTACGAAACGTTCTACCGGCAGTCGATCGAGGCGCCGGAAGCGTTCTGGGCCGAACAGGCACGGCGCATCCACTGGGACACCCCGCCGCAGCAGATTCTCGACGCCTCGAATCCGCCGTTCCGTCGCTGGTTCGTCGGTGGCACCACCAACCTCTGCTACAACGCGCTGGATCGTCACCTGAATGAGCGCGGCGACCAGCGCGCGCTGGTCGCGATTTCCACCGAAACGGATATCACACGCGAGTTCAGCTACCGCGAACTGCATCGCGAGGTGAACGTGTGCGCCGCGGTGCTGCAGTCGCTGGGCGTGGGGCGTGGCGACCGTGTGGTGATCTACCTGCCGAACATTGCCGAGGCGGTGTTCGCAATGCTCGCCTGCGCGCGGCTGGGTGCGATCCACTCGGTGGTATTCGGCGGCTTTGCGGCGCACAACCTGGCCCTGCGTATCGACGATGCGCAGCCGAAGCTGCTGATCTGCGCGGATGCCGGCATGCGCGGGGGCAAGGTGATCCCATACAAGCCGCTGGTGGACGCGGCGCTGGACGAAGCCTCGGCGCCGCCGCCGCATGTGTTGATCGTCGACCGCGGGCTGGATACGCAGATGCTGCGCGTGCCTGGCCGCGATACCGACTACGCGGAACTGCGCGCGAAGTACATTGGTGCCGACGTGCCGGTGGTGTGGCTGGAGTCGAACGAACCCAGCTATCTGCTCTACACCTCCGGCACCACCGGCAAGCCCAAGGGTGTGCAGCGCGACACCGGCGGCTATGCCGTGGCGATGGCGATGTCGATCCGCTGCATTTTCGACATCGCGCCGGGGCAGGTGATGTTCTCCACCTCGGACGTGGGCTGGGCGGTGGGGCATTCCTACAACGTGTACGGTCCGCTGATCGGCGGCGCCACGTCGCTGCTGTACGAGGGCCTGCCCACACGGCCCGATCCGGGCGTCTGGTGGGGGCTGTGCGAGAAGTACGGCGTGCGCACGATGTTCTCCTCGCCGACCGCGATCCGTGTGCTGAAGAAGCAGGACGCCAGCTGGCTGAAGAAGCATGACCTGTCCGCGCTGAAGTGGCTGTTCCTGGCCGGCGAGCCGCTGGACGAGCCCACCGCGCAATGGATCAACGACGCGCTGGGCGTGCCGGTGATAGACAACTACTGGCAGACCGAAACCGGCTGGCCGGCGATCACCCTGATGCCCGGGCTGGACCTGAAACCGGCGAAGCTGGGTTCGCCCGGCCTGCCGGCTCCGGGGTACCGGATGAAGGTGATCGACGAGAACAGCGGCAAGGAAGTGCCGCCGGGCAACAAGGGCGTGCTGGTGCTGGAGCCGCCGCTGCCGCCGGGCTGCCTCAGCACGATCTGGCGCGACGACGACCGCTACGTGCACAGCTACTTCAGCCATTTCCGCGAACAGCTCTACAGCTCGCTGGACTGGGCGATCCGCGATGCCGATGGTTACACCTTCATCCTTGGCCGTACCGACGACGTGATCAACGTGGCCGGACACCGGCTGGGCACGCGCGAGATCGAGGAGTCGGTCTCCGGCTATCCGGCTGTGGCCGAAGCGGCGGTGATCGGCGTGAAGGACGCGCTGAAGGGGCAGGTGCCGGTGGTGTTCGCCACTCTGAAGCAGCAGGTCGCCGACGACTCGGCCACGGCCGCACGCGGCATGCAGCAGTGCGTGGTGGATCAGCTGGGCAGCGTGGCCCGACCGGCACGGATCTACGTGGTCAACGCACTGCCCAAGACGCGTTCGGGCAAGCTGCTGCGGCGTTCGCTGCAGGCCTTGGCCGAGCAGCGCGATCCGGGCGACCTGTCCACGCTGGATGATCCCGCTGCGCTGGAAGAAATCCGGCAGGCGCTGGAGCGCGGGCCGGACCAGGGTGCCTGA
- the ahpF gene encoding alkyl hydroperoxide reductase subunit F — protein sequence MLDEAIKAQLKGYLEKLTQPIELVATLDDGAKSHELHDMLAEIAAMSDRISLRRDDSDARKPSFAINRVGTDISVRFAGIPMGHEFTSLVLALLQVGGHPSKAAAETIEQVRNLDGEYRFETYFSQSCQNCPDVVQALNLMSVLNPNIRHVAIDGALFQDEVEQRQVMSVPTIYLNGEMFDQGRMSLEQIVARLDTGSAAREAEKIKARDAFDVLVVGGGPAGAAAAVYAARKGIRTGVAAERFGGQVLDTMGIENFISVPYTEGPKLGAALEQHVHEYDVDVMNLQRATKLVPATESASGLIEVQLENGASLRSKTVILSTGARWRQMGVPGEDTYRNKGVAYCPHCDGPLFKGKRVAVIGGGNSGVEAAIDLAGIVAHVTLVEFDGKLRADEVLQRKLHSLPNVDVVVSAQTTEVLGDGQKVTGMVYKDRTDGLMHSLELEGIFVQIGLLPNTEWLKGTLTLSPRGEIVIDDRGQTSLPGVFAAGDATTVPYKQIVIAMGAGSTAALAAFDHLIRSSAPATEAASA from the coding sequence ATGCTCGACGAAGCCATCAAGGCCCAGCTGAAGGGCTACCTGGAAAAACTGACCCAGCCGATCGAACTGGTCGCGACGCTCGACGACGGCGCCAAGTCGCACGAACTGCACGACATGCTGGCCGAAATCGCCGCGATGTCGGACAGGATCTCGCTGCGCCGCGACGACAGCGACGCGCGCAAGCCTTCGTTCGCGATCAACCGCGTCGGTACCGACATCAGCGTGCGTTTCGCCGGCATCCCGATGGGCCACGAATTCACCTCGCTGGTGCTGGCCCTGCTGCAGGTCGGCGGACATCCGTCCAAGGCCGCCGCCGAGACCATCGAGCAGGTACGCAATCTCGACGGGGAATACCGCTTCGAGACGTATTTTTCGCAGTCCTGCCAGAACTGCCCGGACGTGGTGCAGGCGCTCAACCTGATGAGCGTGCTCAACCCCAACATCCGGCACGTCGCCATCGATGGCGCGCTGTTCCAGGACGAGGTGGAACAGCGCCAGGTGATGTCGGTACCCACCATCTATCTCAACGGCGAGATGTTCGACCAGGGCCGCATGAGCCTGGAGCAGATCGTGGCCCGGCTGGACACCGGCTCCGCCGCGCGCGAGGCCGAGAAGATCAAGGCCCGCGATGCGTTCGACGTGCTGGTGGTCGGCGGTGGTCCGGCCGGAGCGGCGGCGGCCGTGTATGCGGCGCGCAAGGGCATCCGCACCGGCGTCGCCGCCGAACGCTTCGGTGGCCAGGTGCTGGACACCATGGGCATCGAGAACTTCATCTCCGTGCCGTATACCGAGGGTCCGAAGCTGGGCGCGGCGCTGGAGCAGCACGTGCACGAATACGACGTGGACGTGATGAACCTGCAGCGCGCCACCAAACTGGTCCCGGCCACCGAATCGGCCAGTGGCCTGATCGAGGTACAGCTGGAAAACGGCGCCAGCCTCAGGTCGAAGACGGTGATCCTTTCCACCGGCGCACGCTGGCGGCAGATGGGCGTGCCCGGCGAGGACACCTATCGCAACAAGGGCGTGGCCTACTGCCCGCACTGCGACGGCCCACTGTTCAAGGGCAAGCGCGTGGCGGTGATCGGCGGCGGCAACTCCGGCGTCGAGGCGGCCATCGACCTGGCCGGCATCGTTGCCCACGTCACCCTGGTCGAATTCGACGGCAAGCTGCGCGCCGATGAGGTGCTGCAGAGGAAGCTGCACAGCCTGCCCAACGTCGACGTGGTAGTCAGCGCGCAGACCACCGAGGTACTGGGCGACGGCCAGAAGGTCACCGGCATGGTCTACAAGGACCGCACCGACGGCCTGATGCACAGCCTGGAACTGGAAGGCATCTTCGTGCAGATCGGCCTGCTGCCGAATACCGAATGGCTGAAGGGCACGCTGACCTTGTCACCGCGCGGCGAGATCGTGATCGACGACCGCGGCCAGACCTCGCTGCCCGGCGTATTCGCCGCGGGCGACGCCACCACGGTGCCGTACAAGCAGATCGTGATCGCGATGGGTGCAGGCTCCACCGCTGCGCTGGCCGCGTTCGACCACCTGATCCGCAGCTCGGCGCCGGCAACCGAAGCCGCCTCGGCCTGA
- the ahpC gene encoding alkyl hydroperoxide reductase subunit C, translating to MSLINTEIKPFKAQAFKNGEFIEVTDADLKGKWSVVIFMPAAFTFNCPTEVEDAAEHYAEFQKAGAEVYVVTTDTHFSHKVWHETSPAVGKAKFALVGDPTHQLTRAFDVHIEEEGLALRGTFIINPEGVIKTLEIHDNAIARDIAETLRKLKAAQYVAAHPNEVCPAKWKEGEKTLAPSLDLVGKI from the coding sequence GTGTCTTTGATCAACACCGAAATCAAGCCGTTCAAGGCCCAGGCATTCAAGAACGGCGAGTTCATCGAAGTGACCGACGCCGATCTCAAGGGCAAGTGGTCCGTCGTGATCTTCATGCCGGCTGCGTTCACCTTCAACTGCCCGACCGAGGTCGAGGACGCCGCCGAGCACTACGCCGAGTTCCAGAAAGCCGGCGCCGAAGTGTATGTGGTCACCACCGACACCCATTTCTCGCACAAGGTGTGGCATGAGACCTCGCCGGCGGTGGGCAAGGCCAAGTTCGCGCTGGTCGGCGACCCGACCCATCAGCTGACCCGTGCCTTCGACGTGCACATCGAAGAGGAAGGCCTGGCCCTGCGCGGCACCTTCATCATCAACCCGGAAGGCGTGATCAAGACGCTGGAGATCCACGACAACGCGATCGCCCGCGACATCGCCGAAACGCTGCGCAAGCTGAAGGCCGCGCAGTACGTGGCCGCCCACCCGAACGAGGTGTGCCCGGCCAAGTGGAAGGAAGGCGAGAAGACCCTGGCTCCCTCGCTCGACCTCGTCGGCAAGATCTGA
- a CDS encoding citrate synthase family protein has protein sequence MHATYLPARDAAARLGISLATLYAYVSRGKIDSRAGPDGRSREYRVDDIDGLIERRQAGRGAAQGAAHSLTWGLPVLETRISLIRPHGQYYRGQSAIALARDGATLEEVARLLWACDDNDPFGTAPPSVWPAAVQGLMRHRELPPLERTAAALPLLALAAPDAHSLHPQQRREGAARLLRETAALLANTRPGSRPIHQQLALAWNNTHASLPDLVRSTLVLCADHELNASAFATRVAASTGASLHAAAGAGLAALSGPQHGGATARAHALLRQAMRERHPEDDMRERLRRGENLPGFGHPLYPEGDPRAALLLEMLAAARPRLPGMARIERLVDAVAAGSGRAPSLDFALAATALLHGQDATASLSLFAAGRMAGWLAHALEQQEAGGLIRPRANYAGARPTRRR, from the coding sequence ATGCACGCCACCTACCTGCCCGCTCGCGACGCCGCCGCCCGGCTGGGCATCAGCCTGGCCACCCTGTACGCCTATGTCAGCCGCGGCAAGATCGACTCGCGTGCCGGTCCCGACGGTCGCAGCCGCGAATACCGGGTCGACGACATCGACGGCCTGATCGAACGGCGCCAGGCCGGGCGCGGCGCCGCACAAGGGGCCGCACACAGCCTGACCTGGGGCCTGCCGGTGCTGGAAACCCGGATCTCGCTGATCCGTCCGCACGGCCAGTACTACCGGGGGCAGTCCGCCATCGCGCTGGCCCGCGACGGCGCGACCCTGGAGGAAGTCGCGCGCCTGCTGTGGGCCTGCGACGACAACGATCCTTTCGGCACGGCACCTCCGTCCGTCTGGCCCGCTGCGGTGCAAGGCCTGATGCGCCATCGCGAACTGCCGCCACTCGAACGCACCGCGGCGGCACTGCCGCTGCTGGCATTGGCCGCGCCCGATGCACACAGCCTGCACCCGCAGCAGCGTAGGGAAGGCGCCGCCCGTTTGCTGCGCGAGACCGCCGCCCTGCTCGCCAACACCCGCCCGGGCAGCCGGCCGATCCACCAGCAACTGGCCCTTGCCTGGAACAACACGCATGCCAGCCTGCCGGACCTGGTACGAAGCACGTTGGTGCTCTGCGCCGACCATGAACTGAATGCCTCAGCGTTTGCCACGCGCGTGGCCGCTTCTACCGGCGCCAGCCTTCACGCGGCGGCCGGCGCCGGGCTGGCCGCCCTGTCCGGCCCCCAGCACGGCGGTGCCACCGCGCGTGCGCATGCGCTGCTGCGGCAGGCCATGCGCGAACGCCATCCGGAAGACGATATGCGGGAACGCCTGCGCCGCGGCGAGAACCTGCCCGGCTTCGGCCACCCGCTCTATCCGGAAGGTGATCCGCGCGCTGCCCTGCTGCTGGAAATGCTGGCAGCGGCGCGACCGCGCCTGCCCGGAATGGCCCGCATCGAACGCCTGGTCGACGCGGTGGCCGCCGGCAGCGGACGCGCGCCCAGCCTGGATTTCGCACTGGCCGCGACGGCCCTGTTGCACGGCCAGGACGCAACGGCAAGCCTGTCGCTGTTCGCCGCCGGGCGCATGGCCGGCTGGCTGGCACACGCACTGGAACAGCAGGAAGCCGGCGGGCTGATCCGGCCGCGCGCGAACTACGCCGGCGCCCGTCCCACCCGTCGACGGTGA
- the prpB gene encoding methylisocitrate lyase, whose product MSPIDSAGARFRAALAEEQPLQVIGAITAYAGLMARRVGYKALYLSGGGVAANSLGMPDLGISTMEDVLIDARRIVDATGLPLLVDIDTGWGGAFNIARTIRSFERVGVAAVHMEDQVGQKRCGHRPGKEVVSKDEMVDRVKAAVDARTDPGFVIMARTDAAAAEGIDAAIERAVAYVEAGADMIFPEAMKTLDDYRKFKAAVKVPILANLTEFGSTPFFTTDELRSANVDIALYCCGAYRAMNKAALNFYETVRREGTQKNIIDTLQTREELYDFLGYHAYERKLDELFSKKG is encoded by the coding sequence ATGTCCCCAATCGATTCCGCCGGCGCACGTTTCCGCGCCGCTCTCGCCGAAGAACAGCCGTTGCAGGTGATCGGCGCGATCACCGCCTACGCGGGCCTGATGGCCAGGCGCGTGGGTTACAAGGCGCTGTATCTGTCCGGCGGCGGTGTGGCCGCCAACTCGCTGGGCATGCCGGACCTGGGCATCAGCACGATGGAAGACGTGCTGATCGACGCCCGCCGTATCGTCGACGCCACCGGCCTGCCGCTGCTGGTCGACATCGATACCGGCTGGGGCGGCGCGTTCAACATCGCGCGCACCATCCGTTCGTTCGAGCGCGTGGGCGTGGCCGCCGTGCACATGGAGGACCAGGTCGGCCAGAAGCGCTGCGGCCATCGTCCCGGCAAGGAAGTGGTGTCGAAGGACGAAATGGTCGACCGCGTGAAGGCGGCGGTGGATGCGCGGACCGATCCGGGCTTCGTGATCATGGCGCGCACCGACGCGGCGGCAGCGGAGGGCATCGATGCGGCGATCGAGCGCGCGGTGGCCTACGTCGAGGCTGGCGCCGACATGATCTTCCCCGAAGCGATGAAAACGCTGGACGACTACCGCAAGTTCAAGGCGGCGGTGAAGGTGCCGATCCTGGCCAACCTTACCGAGTTCGGCTCCACGCCGTTCTTCACCACCGACGAGCTGCGCTCGGCCAACGTGGATATAGCGTTGTACTGCTGCGGTGCCTATCGCGCCATGAACAAGGCCGCGCTGAATTTCTACGAGACGGTGCGCCGCGAAGGCACCCAGAAAAACATCATCGACACCCTGCAGACGCGCGAGGAGCTTTACGACTTCCTCGGCTACCACGCCTACGAGCGCAAGCTCGACGAGCTGTTCTCGAAGAAAGGCTGA